A genome region from Rissa tridactyla isolate bRisTri1 chromosome 18, bRisTri1.patW.cur.20221130, whole genome shotgun sequence includes the following:
- the RLF gene encoding zinc finger protein Rlf isoform X3, which yields MRIKHLMKSNCIPQATSLSKLCADSAEIANVSSFRQAYITCVCSMLPNEESIKEIAKVDCKEVLDIICNLESEGQENTAFILCTTYLTHQLQTANVYCSWELTLFWSKLQRRIDPSLDSFLERCRQFGIIAKTLQHLFFLIRVIQSEAEEAGLAVSVLLCVRALQIRSNGSDEMKTSVCKTIACLLPEDLEVRRACQLTEFLLEPTLSGFNVLEELYMQPDQKFDEENALVPNSLRCELLLALKAYWPFDPEFWDWKTLKRHCLKLLGKVASDSEDDASCNMSVNETDMLETFFSDCDETKEHKYYDGKDTINHPKEKARVKKPIGSSERYQRWLQYKFFCVLCKRECIEARILHHSKMHMEDGVYTCPVCTKKFKRKEFFVPHVMEHVKMPPSRTHRPKKKIILKKERSPQKTTAPSSPPPAFQEKSHQPQLPENFEDDTQEYVTFSQLENCQLQDRDIYPCPGTDCSRVFKQFKYLSVHLKAEHQNNDENAKHYLDMKNRREKCAFCRRHFMTSFHLREHERVHCGPQPYMCVSMDCYARFGSVNELLNHKQTHDDLRYKCELNGCNIVFSDLGQLYHHEAQHFRDASYTCSFFGCKKFYYSKTEFQNHLAVHNIEVSNGEVKQTLKLEQSVSKDKSSYLPESQLLEQSENSSLNDNLDPSGSQEIPQIKEEALSDSEDLDSESNCSLHCGDHSADAAVNQGQVSPLLIETMAHNQSVPGFLMSQEGVFHPADVKQQCSNVSVCLDEKKLSCGFEGCCSIHKNSRSMQKHLRRAHPYNFKGKKNTEMKTKDFLDLLSDAQDSKSPTDISAELGHNSDTNADSPESLYCTIDAKGSNGLKEETCPSSPETSFYDSTKESNIEDNMLELMLGLKHLSLKNSNIQNSSRHKPFLGSLQPYSSRDAKCPQSVDETTSKFQLQEQQDNLPSQYLTQLAAKPFFCECQGCTCEFVTREALLMHYVRKHNYSKEMVLQLNMFQHRYSPFKCHICQRSFTRKTHLRIHYRNKHQIGCERAAHKVCSNEKFDHAGLCSDDVHKNSTVPTSVCATNAEFVERSDHSEQLCHPKKGDCSSETDLESSEEADNVTRKTSNIASIDSHREELEARQGRGSKRTVAKGNLCYILHKYHKPFHCIHKSCNSAFTNQKGLIRHYRTVHQYNKEQLCLEKDKARTKRELVKCKKIFACKYKECGKRFLCSKALAKHSSDFHNEHIEDQKLLSEAESARFACNQPHCPAVFYTFNKLKQHLIEEHANEEKLNKDFEIHCDLNGCDRIFTNYSHYSQHVYFRHSEYYDSLFGNQREEEDDKDKNEQRYLKDGFDISKQNGKQSKEKSKRISRSREKHLMNFKTKEEALQMCKEKSNQTQYPCMVQGCLSVVKLESSIVRHYKRTHQMTNMYIEQRIQKLVVCVKCGIMTEKQSCSDTASDLDKKGVKPKEDKSANPENVQESDKPLVPNTDCDPKDVSNEDQKRCPSSSVSFDASAFMYSGTLKYNHSSKNTCFEEHNIRETVTCKTEDFSENSERENTSYFSSLQLELPREKDPEGCQHSAVNQNTKRNVLCTTKDKIQKPPASKPFDLKTYKPMGFESSFLKFIQESEGKDDDDDDDFDEVVEWESPEQLPVDKTLQKEGDAQGDIPVNNFVNDKNVILPQNNHRQLTEIQPLLSESSSAPSLENLRAILDKALTDCGDLALKQLHYLRPVVVLERSKFSTPLIDLFPTKKADELCVGST from the exons ATGCGAATAAAACATTTGATGAAGTCAAACTGCATCCCACAAGCTACTTCCTTGTCAAAATTGTGTGCAGATTCTGCAGAAATTGCAAATGTTTCATCTTTTCGCCAAGCCTACATCACATGTGTGTGTTCTATGCTGCCTAATGAAGAGTCCATTAAGGAG attGCAAAGGTGGATTGCAAAGAAGTACTGGACATCATATGTAATCTGGAATCTGAGGGACAAGAAAACACTGCGTTTATTCTTTGTACAACGTACCTTACTCATCAGCTTCAAACAGCAAATGTCTATTGCTCTTG GGAACTGACACTTTTCTGGAGCAAATTGCAGAGAAGAATAGATCCTTCTTTAGATTCCTTTTTGGAGAGATGTCGTCAGTTTGGCATCATCGCCAAGACactacagcatttatttttcttgataaGAGTCATACAATCTGAA GCAGAAGAAGCAGGACTTGCTGTGTCTGTGTTGTTATGTGTGAGAGCCCTTCAGATCAGATCAAACGGCAGCGACGAAATGAAGACATCAGTATGTAAAACAATTGCATGCCTTTTACCAGAAGACCTTGAAGTTAGAAGAGCTTGTCAGCTCACAGAATTTTTGCTTGAGCCAACTTTGAGTGGATTTAATGTGTTGGAAGAGCTCTATATGCAACCAGATCAAAAATTTGATGAAGAAAATGCACTGGTTCCAAATTCACTCCGTTGTGAGCTGCTGTTAGCTTTAAAAGCCTATTGGCCATTTGATCCTGAATTTTGGGACTGGAAGACTTTAAAGCGACATTGCCTTAAACTGTTAGGGAAAGTAGCTTCTGATTCTGAGGATGATGCAAGTTGTAATATGTCAGTCAATGAAACTGACATGTTAGAAACTTTCTTTAGTGACTGTGATGAGACGAAAGAACATAAATACTATGATGGAAAAGACACAATAAACCacccaaaggaaaaagcaagagtgAAAAAGCCAATTGGTTCTTCAGAAAGATATCAGAGATGGCTTCAATACAAATTTTTTTGTGTACTCTGCAAGAGGGAGTGTATAGAGGCTAGAATACTGCATCATTCTAAGATGCATATGGAAGATGGTGTATATACGTGTCCTGTGTGTACAAAAAAGTTCAAGAGAAAGGAATTTTTTGTACCACATGTAATGGAACATGTTAAAATGCCACCTAGTAGAACACACAGgcctaaaaagaaaataatactgaaaaaagaGAGATCACCACAAAAGACAACAGCACCCAGCAGCCCACCTCCAGCGTTTCAGGAAAAGTCACATCAGCCACAGCTGCCCGAAAACTTTGAAGATGACACACAAGAATATGTCACATTTAGCCAACTGGAAAATTGCCAGCTACAAGACAGGGACATCTATCCATGTCCTGGAACAGATTGTTCTAGAGTATTCAAACAGTTTAAATACTTAAGTGTGCATCTGAAAGCTGAACATCAAAACAATGATGAGAATGCAAAACACTACTTGGATatgaaaaacaggagagagaagtgTGCTTTCTGTCGCCGACACTTCATGACATCCTTCCATTTGCGGGAGCATGAACGAGTGCACTGTGGACCTCAGCCGTACATGTGTGTGTCGATGGATTGTTATGCTAGATTTGGGTCAGTTAATGAGCTTCTCAATCACAAACAAACACATGATGATCTTCGTTATAAGTGTGAGCTAAATGGCTGTAATATTGTTTTCAGTGACTTAGGGCAACTTTACCATCACGAGgcacagcacttcagagatgCATCGTACACGTGCAGCTTCTTTGGTTGCAAAAAGTTTTACTATTCGAAAACTGAATTTCAGAATCACCTTGCAGTGCATAATATTGAAGTGTCAAATGGGGAAGTGAAGCAAACACTAAAACTTGAACAGTCGGTTTCAAAGGACAAATCCAGTTATCTTCCAGAGTCTCAGCTGCTCGAACAATCTGAAAATTCCAGTCTGAATGATAACTTGGATCCCTCAGGCTCTCAGGAAATTCCACAGATAAAGGAAGAAGCTCTCTCTGACAGTGAAGATCTAGACAGTGAAAGTAATTGCAGTCTTCATTGTGGGGACCACAGTGCAGATGCTGCCGTAAACCAAGGCCAGGTGTCTCCTCTGCTGATTGAAACAATGGCTCACAATCAGTCAGTTCCAGGTTTTCTCATGTCCCAGGAAGGAGTCTTCCACCCAGCAGATGTGAAACAACAGTGTTCCAATGTGTCAGTTTGCCTTGatgaaaaaaaactttcctgTGGTTTTGAAGGCTGCTGTTCCATACACAAAAATTCCAGAAGTATGCAAAAACACCTCCGCAGGGCCCACCCGTATAactttaaaggtaaaaaaaatacgGAGATGAAAACTAAAGACTTTCTCGATCTCTTGAGTGATGCTCAGGATAGTAAATCCCCTACAGACATTAGTGCAGAGCTGGGTCATAATTCAGATACAAATGCTGACTCTCCCGAAAGCTTGTATTGTACTATAGATGCTAAAGGAAGCAATGGCCTGAAGGAAGAAACTTGTCCTTCTTCCCCAGAAACGTCTTTTTATGACAGTACTAAGGAATCAAATATTGAAGATAACATGTTGGAACTAATGTTAGGCTTGAAACACCTAAGCTTAAAAAACTCTAACATTCAGAATTCCTCAAGACACAAGCCTTTTTTGGGCTCTTTACAGCCCTATTCATCTAGGGATGCCAAGTGCCCTCAGTCAGTAGATGAAACTACCTCAAAATTCCAGCTTCAAGAGCAACAGGACAACTTACCCAGCCAGTACCTTACTCAACTGGCAGCTAAACCATTTTTCTGTGAATGCCAAGGATGTACGTGTGAGTTTGTGACCAGAGAAGCTCTCTTAATGCATTATGTTAGAAAGCATAACTATTCAAAGGAAATGGTTCTTCAATTAAATATGTTCCAGCATCGGTACTCGCCATTTAAGTGTCATATTTGCCAAAGATCGTTTACAAGAAAAACACACCTGAGAATTCACTATAGAAACAAACATCAAATTGGCTGTGAGAGGGCAGCTCACAAGGTATGTTCTAATGAAAAATTTGATCATGCAGGTTTATGTTCAGACGACGTGCATAAAAATAGCACTGTTCCAACGTCTGTCTGTGCAACCAACGCTGAGTTCGTTGAACGTTCAGACCACTCTGAACAGCTGTGTCATCCAAAAAAGGGAGACTGTAGCTCCGAGACAGATTTGGAGTCCAGTGAAGAGGCAGACAATGTAACAAGAAAAACGTCTAACATAGCTTCCATAGACAGCCATAGGGAAGAACTGGAAGCACGACAGGGAAGAGGAAGCAAAAGAACAGTTGCTAAAGGAAACCTGTGTTATATATTGCATAAGTACCACAAACCATTTCATTGTATCCATAAAAGTTGCAACTCGGCATTTACCAACCAGAAAGGTTTGATTCGCCATTATAGAACTGTTCACCAGTATAACAAGGAACAGCTCTGCttagaaaaagacaaagcaagaacaaaaagggAACTTgtcaaatgtaaaaaaatatttgcatgcaaaTACAAAGAGTGTGGTAAGCGTTTTttatgttctaaagctcttgctAAGCATAGTAGTGACTTCCACAATGAACACATAGAGGATCAAAAACTCCTTTCTGAAGCTGAATCGGCAAGATTTGCTTGTAACCAACCCCATTGCCCTGCTGTATTTTATACCTTTAATAAGCTTAAACAGCATCTAATAGAAGAACATGCCaatgaagagaaattaaacaaaGACTTTGAAATCCATTGTGACCTTAATGGCTGTGATCGGATTTTCACAAATTACAGTCACTACTCTCAACATGTGTATTTCCGACATAGCGAATATTACGATAGCCTCTTTGGAaatcagagagaagaggaagatgaTAAAGATAAAAACGAACAACGTTACTTGAAAGACGGTTTTGACATAAGCAAGCAGAATGGGAAGcagtcaaaagaaaaatctaaaagaatCAGCAGAAGTAGAGAAAAGCATTTgatgaatttcaaaacaaaagaggaagCCCTACAAATGTGCAAAGAGAAGTCTAACCAGACCCAGTACCCTTGCATGGTTCAGGGATGTTTGTCTGTTGTCAAACTGGAAAGCAGTATAGTAAGGCACTATAAACGCACGCATCAGATGACCAATATGTACATAGAGCAACGCATTCAGAAACTTGTTGTTTGTGTTAAATGTGGCATCATGACCGAAAAACAGTCCTGCTCCGACACAGCTTCAGACTTGGATAAAAAAGGTGTAAAACCTAAAGAGGATAAATCAGCTAATCCTGAGAACGTGCAGGAAAGTGACAAACCTCTTGTTCCAAATACTGACTGTGATCCTAAAGATGTAAGCAACGAAGACCAAAAAAGATGTCCATCAAGTAGTGTGAGTTTTGATGCGAGTGCCTTTATGTATTCAGGCACTTTAAAATATAACCACAGTTCAAAGAACACCTGTTTTGAAGAGCATAACATCAGGGAGACAGTTACATGTAAAActgaagatttttctgaaaatagcGAAAGAGAGAACACCTCTTATTTCTCCAGTTTACAATTAGAGTTGCCAAGAGAGAAAGACCCAGAAGGATGTCAACATAGCGCAGTtaatcaaaacacaaaaagaaatgtaCTTTGTACTACAAAGGACAAAATCCAGAAGCCTCCAGCGTCCAAACCTTTTGATCTAAAGACATATAAACCAATGGGATTTgagtcttcatttttaaaatttattcaggAAAGTGAGGGAAAAGATGACGACGACGACGATGATTTTGATGAGGTAGTAGAATGGGAGTCTCCTGAGCAGTTGCCAGTAGATAAGACCTTGCAAAAAGAGGGAGATGCTCAAGGGGATATACCAGTAAACAACTTTGTAAATGATAAAAATGTTATCTTACCCCAGAATAATCACAGGCAGCTAACAGAAATCCAGCCCTTGTTGTCAGAATCGTCATCCGCCCCTTCTTTAGAAAATTTGAGGGCGATCTTGGACAAGGCACTAACAGACTGTGGAGACCTTGCCTTAAAACAGCTTCATTACTTAAGACCAGTAGTTGTTCTTGAAAGATCCAAGTTTTCCACGCCCCTCATAGACTTATTTCCCAcaaaaaaggcagatgagctttgTGTAGGAAGTACGTAA
- the RLF gene encoding zinc finger protein Rlf isoform X4, whose amino-acid sequence MTDKLFFRELTLFWSKLQRRIDPSLDSFLERCRQFGIIAKTLQHLFFLIRVIQSEAEEAGLAVSVLLCVRALQIRSNGSDEMKTSVCKTIACLLPEDLEVRRACQLTEFLLEPTLSGFNVLEELYMQPDQKFDEENALVPNSLRCELLLALKAYWPFDPEFWDWKTLKRHCLKLLGKVASDSEDDASCNMSVNETDMLETFFSDCDETKEHKYYDGKDTINHPKEKARVKKPIGSSERYQRWLQYKFFCVLCKRECIEARILHHSKMHMEDGVYTCPVCTKKFKRKEFFVPHVMEHVKMPPSRTHRPKKKIILKKERSPQKTTAPSSPPPAFQEKSHQPQLPENFEDDTQEYVTFSQLENCQLQDRDIYPCPGTDCSRVFKQFKYLSVHLKAEHQNNDENAKHYLDMKNRREKCAFCRRHFMTSFHLREHERVHCGPQPYMCVSMDCYARFGSVNELLNHKQTHDDLRYKCELNGCNIVFSDLGQLYHHEAQHFRDASYTCSFFGCKKFYYSKTEFQNHLAVHNIEVSNGEVKQTLKLEQSVSKDKSSYLPESQLLEQSENSSLNDNLDPSGSQEIPQIKEEALSDSEDLDSESNCSLHCGDHSADAAVNQGQVSPLLIETMAHNQSVPGFLMSQEGVFHPADVKQQCSNVSVCLDEKKLSCGFEGCCSIHKNSRSMQKHLRRAHPYNFKGKKNTEMKTKDFLDLLSDAQDSKSPTDISAELGHNSDTNADSPESLYCTIDAKGSNGLKEETCPSSPETSFYDSTKESNIEDNMLELMLGLKHLSLKNSNIQNSSRHKPFLGSLQPYSSRDAKCPQSVDETTSKFQLQEQQDNLPSQYLTQLAAKPFFCECQGCTCEFVTREALLMHYVRKHNYSKEMVLQLNMFQHRYSPFKCHICQRSFTRKTHLRIHYRNKHQIGCERAAHKVCSNEKFDHAGLCSDDVHKNSTVPTSVCATNAEFVERSDHSEQLCHPKKGDCSSETDLESSEEADNVTRKTSNIASIDSHREELEARQGRGSKRTVAKGNLCYILHKYHKPFHCIHKSCNSAFTNQKGLIRHYRTVHQYNKEQLCLEKDKARTKRELVKCKKIFACKYKECGKRFLCSKALAKHSSDFHNEHIEDQKLLSEAESARFACNQPHCPAVFYTFNKLKQHLIEEHANEEKLNKDFEIHCDLNGCDRIFTNYSHYSQHVYFRHSEYYDSLFGNQREEEDDKDKNEQRYLKDGFDISKQNGKQSKEKSKRISRSREKHLMNFKTKEEALQMCKEKSNQTQYPCMVQGCLSVVKLESSIVRHYKRTHQMTNMYIEQRIQKLVVCVKCGIMTEKQSCSDTASDLDKKGVKPKEDKSANPENVQESDKPLVPNTDCDPKDVSNEDQKRCPSSSVSFDASAFMYSGTLKYNHSSKNTCFEEHNIRETVTCKTEDFSENSERENTSYFSSLQLELPREKDPEGCQHSAVNQNTKRNVLCTTKDKIQKPPASKPFDLKTYKPMGFESSFLKFIQESEGKDDDDDDDFDEVVEWESPEQLPVDKTLQKEGDAQGDIPVNNFVNDKNVILPQNNHRQLTEIQPLLSESSSAPSLENLRAILDKALTDCGDLALKQLHYLRPVVVLERSKFSTPLIDLFPTKKADELCVGST is encoded by the exons ATGACTGATAAActatttttcag GGAACTGACACTTTTCTGGAGCAAATTGCAGAGAAGAATAGATCCTTCTTTAGATTCCTTTTTGGAGAGATGTCGTCAGTTTGGCATCATCGCCAAGACactacagcatttatttttcttgataaGAGTCATACAATCTGAA GCAGAAGAAGCAGGACTTGCTGTGTCTGTGTTGTTATGTGTGAGAGCCCTTCAGATCAGATCAAACGGCAGCGACGAAATGAAGACATCAGTATGTAAAACAATTGCATGCCTTTTACCAGAAGACCTTGAAGTTAGAAGAGCTTGTCAGCTCACAGAATTTTTGCTTGAGCCAACTTTGAGTGGATTTAATGTGTTGGAAGAGCTCTATATGCAACCAGATCAAAAATTTGATGAAGAAAATGCACTGGTTCCAAATTCACTCCGTTGTGAGCTGCTGTTAGCTTTAAAAGCCTATTGGCCATTTGATCCTGAATTTTGGGACTGGAAGACTTTAAAGCGACATTGCCTTAAACTGTTAGGGAAAGTAGCTTCTGATTCTGAGGATGATGCAAGTTGTAATATGTCAGTCAATGAAACTGACATGTTAGAAACTTTCTTTAGTGACTGTGATGAGACGAAAGAACATAAATACTATGATGGAAAAGACACAATAAACCacccaaaggaaaaagcaagagtgAAAAAGCCAATTGGTTCTTCAGAAAGATATCAGAGATGGCTTCAATACAAATTTTTTTGTGTACTCTGCAAGAGGGAGTGTATAGAGGCTAGAATACTGCATCATTCTAAGATGCATATGGAAGATGGTGTATATACGTGTCCTGTGTGTACAAAAAAGTTCAAGAGAAAGGAATTTTTTGTACCACATGTAATGGAACATGTTAAAATGCCACCTAGTAGAACACACAGgcctaaaaagaaaataatactgaaaaaagaGAGATCACCACAAAAGACAACAGCACCCAGCAGCCCACCTCCAGCGTTTCAGGAAAAGTCACATCAGCCACAGCTGCCCGAAAACTTTGAAGATGACACACAAGAATATGTCACATTTAGCCAACTGGAAAATTGCCAGCTACAAGACAGGGACATCTATCCATGTCCTGGAACAGATTGTTCTAGAGTATTCAAACAGTTTAAATACTTAAGTGTGCATCTGAAAGCTGAACATCAAAACAATGATGAGAATGCAAAACACTACTTGGATatgaaaaacaggagagagaagtgTGCTTTCTGTCGCCGACACTTCATGACATCCTTCCATTTGCGGGAGCATGAACGAGTGCACTGTGGACCTCAGCCGTACATGTGTGTGTCGATGGATTGTTATGCTAGATTTGGGTCAGTTAATGAGCTTCTCAATCACAAACAAACACATGATGATCTTCGTTATAAGTGTGAGCTAAATGGCTGTAATATTGTTTTCAGTGACTTAGGGCAACTTTACCATCACGAGgcacagcacttcagagatgCATCGTACACGTGCAGCTTCTTTGGTTGCAAAAAGTTTTACTATTCGAAAACTGAATTTCAGAATCACCTTGCAGTGCATAATATTGAAGTGTCAAATGGGGAAGTGAAGCAAACACTAAAACTTGAACAGTCGGTTTCAAAGGACAAATCCAGTTATCTTCCAGAGTCTCAGCTGCTCGAACAATCTGAAAATTCCAGTCTGAATGATAACTTGGATCCCTCAGGCTCTCAGGAAATTCCACAGATAAAGGAAGAAGCTCTCTCTGACAGTGAAGATCTAGACAGTGAAAGTAATTGCAGTCTTCATTGTGGGGACCACAGTGCAGATGCTGCCGTAAACCAAGGCCAGGTGTCTCCTCTGCTGATTGAAACAATGGCTCACAATCAGTCAGTTCCAGGTTTTCTCATGTCCCAGGAAGGAGTCTTCCACCCAGCAGATGTGAAACAACAGTGTTCCAATGTGTCAGTTTGCCTTGatgaaaaaaaactttcctgTGGTTTTGAAGGCTGCTGTTCCATACACAAAAATTCCAGAAGTATGCAAAAACACCTCCGCAGGGCCCACCCGTATAactttaaaggtaaaaaaaatacgGAGATGAAAACTAAAGACTTTCTCGATCTCTTGAGTGATGCTCAGGATAGTAAATCCCCTACAGACATTAGTGCAGAGCTGGGTCATAATTCAGATACAAATGCTGACTCTCCCGAAAGCTTGTATTGTACTATAGATGCTAAAGGAAGCAATGGCCTGAAGGAAGAAACTTGTCCTTCTTCCCCAGAAACGTCTTTTTATGACAGTACTAAGGAATCAAATATTGAAGATAACATGTTGGAACTAATGTTAGGCTTGAAACACCTAAGCTTAAAAAACTCTAACATTCAGAATTCCTCAAGACACAAGCCTTTTTTGGGCTCTTTACAGCCCTATTCATCTAGGGATGCCAAGTGCCCTCAGTCAGTAGATGAAACTACCTCAAAATTCCAGCTTCAAGAGCAACAGGACAACTTACCCAGCCAGTACCTTACTCAACTGGCAGCTAAACCATTTTTCTGTGAATGCCAAGGATGTACGTGTGAGTTTGTGACCAGAGAAGCTCTCTTAATGCATTATGTTAGAAAGCATAACTATTCAAAGGAAATGGTTCTTCAATTAAATATGTTCCAGCATCGGTACTCGCCATTTAAGTGTCATATTTGCCAAAGATCGTTTACAAGAAAAACACACCTGAGAATTCACTATAGAAACAAACATCAAATTGGCTGTGAGAGGGCAGCTCACAAGGTATGTTCTAATGAAAAATTTGATCATGCAGGTTTATGTTCAGACGACGTGCATAAAAATAGCACTGTTCCAACGTCTGTCTGTGCAACCAACGCTGAGTTCGTTGAACGTTCAGACCACTCTGAACAGCTGTGTCATCCAAAAAAGGGAGACTGTAGCTCCGAGACAGATTTGGAGTCCAGTGAAGAGGCAGACAATGTAACAAGAAAAACGTCTAACATAGCTTCCATAGACAGCCATAGGGAAGAACTGGAAGCACGACAGGGAAGAGGAAGCAAAAGAACAGTTGCTAAAGGAAACCTGTGTTATATATTGCATAAGTACCACAAACCATTTCATTGTATCCATAAAAGTTGCAACTCGGCATTTACCAACCAGAAAGGTTTGATTCGCCATTATAGAACTGTTCACCAGTATAACAAGGAACAGCTCTGCttagaaaaagacaaagcaagaacaaaaagggAACTTgtcaaatgtaaaaaaatatttgcatgcaaaTACAAAGAGTGTGGTAAGCGTTTTttatgttctaaagctcttgctAAGCATAGTAGTGACTTCCACAATGAACACATAGAGGATCAAAAACTCCTTTCTGAAGCTGAATCGGCAAGATTTGCTTGTAACCAACCCCATTGCCCTGCTGTATTTTATACCTTTAATAAGCTTAAACAGCATCTAATAGAAGAACATGCCaatgaagagaaattaaacaaaGACTTTGAAATCCATTGTGACCTTAATGGCTGTGATCGGATTTTCACAAATTACAGTCACTACTCTCAACATGTGTATTTCCGACATAGCGAATATTACGATAGCCTCTTTGGAaatcagagagaagaggaagatgaTAAAGATAAAAACGAACAACGTTACTTGAAAGACGGTTTTGACATAAGCAAGCAGAATGGGAAGcagtcaaaagaaaaatctaaaagaatCAGCAGAAGTAGAGAAAAGCATTTgatgaatttcaaaacaaaagaggaagCCCTACAAATGTGCAAAGAGAAGTCTAACCAGACCCAGTACCCTTGCATGGTTCAGGGATGTTTGTCTGTTGTCAAACTGGAAAGCAGTATAGTAAGGCACTATAAACGCACGCATCAGATGACCAATATGTACATAGAGCAACGCATTCAGAAACTTGTTGTTTGTGTTAAATGTGGCATCATGACCGAAAAACAGTCCTGCTCCGACACAGCTTCAGACTTGGATAAAAAAGGTGTAAAACCTAAAGAGGATAAATCAGCTAATCCTGAGAACGTGCAGGAAAGTGACAAACCTCTTGTTCCAAATACTGACTGTGATCCTAAAGATGTAAGCAACGAAGACCAAAAAAGATGTCCATCAAGTAGTGTGAGTTTTGATGCGAGTGCCTTTATGTATTCAGGCACTTTAAAATATAACCACAGTTCAAAGAACACCTGTTTTGAAGAGCATAACATCAGGGAGACAGTTACATGTAAAActgaagatttttctgaaaatagcGAAAGAGAGAACACCTCTTATTTCTCCAGTTTACAATTAGAGTTGCCAAGAGAGAAAGACCCAGAAGGATGTCAACATAGCGCAGTtaatcaaaacacaaaaagaaatgtaCTTTGTACTACAAAGGACAAAATCCAGAAGCCTCCAGCGTCCAAACCTTTTGATCTAAAGACATATAAACCAATGGGATTTgagtcttcatttttaaaatttattcaggAAAGTGAGGGAAAAGATGACGACGACGACGATGATTTTGATGAGGTAGTAGAATGGGAGTCTCCTGAGCAGTTGCCAGTAGATAAGACCTTGCAAAAAGAGGGAGATGCTCAAGGGGATATACCAGTAAACAACTTTGTAAATGATAAAAATGTTATCTTACCCCAGAATAATCACAGGCAGCTAACAGAAATCCAGCCCTTGTTGTCAGAATCGTCATCCGCCCCTTCTTTAGAAAATTTGAGGGCGATCTTGGACAAGGCACTAACAGACTGTGGAGACCTTGCCTTAAAACAGCTTCATTACTTAAGACCAGTAGTTGTTCTTGAAAGATCCAAGTTTTCCACGCCCCTCATAGACTTATTTCCCAcaaaaaaggcagatgagctttgTGTAGGAAGTACGTAA